One genomic window of Choloepus didactylus isolate mChoDid1 chromosome 27, mChoDid1.pri, whole genome shotgun sequence includes the following:
- the PPP5C gene encoding serine/threonine-protein phosphatase 5 — MAMAEGERTECAEAPRDEPPADGALKRAEELKTQANDYFKAKDYENAIKFYSQAIELNSNNAIYYGNRSLAYLRTECYGYALADATRAVEIDKKYIKGYYRRAASNMALGKFRAALRDYEAVVKVKPHDKDAKMKYQECNKIVKQKAFERAIAGDEHKRSVVDSLDIESMTIEDEYSGPKLEDGKVTVTFMKELMQWYKDQKKLHRKCAYQILVQVKEVLSKLSTLVETTLTETEKITVCGDTHGQFYDLLNIFELNGLPSETNPYIFNGDFVDRGSFSVEVILTLFGFKLLYPDHFHLLRGNHETDNMNQIYGFEGEVKAKYTAQMYELFSEVFEWLPLAQCINGKVLIMHGGLFSEDGITLDDIRKIERNRQPPDSGPMCDLLWSDPQPQNGRSVSKRGVSCQFGPDVTKAFLEENRLDYIIRSHEVKAEGYEVAHGGRCVTVFSAPNYCDQMGNKASYIHLRGSDLRPQFHQFTAVPHPNVKPMAYANTLLQLGMM, encoded by the exons ATGGCGATGGCGGAGGGTGAGCGGACTGAGTGTGCTGAGGCCCCCCGGGACGAGCCCCCGGCTGATGGTGCTCTGAAGCGGGCAGAGGAGCTCAAGACGCAAGCCAACGACTACTTCAAAG CTAAGGACTACGAGAACGCAATCAAGTTCTACAGCCAGGCCATCGAGCTGAACTCCAACAATGCCATCTACTACGGCAACCGCAGCCTGGCCTACCTGCGCACTGAGTGTTACGGCTACGCCCTGGCCGATGCCACACGGGCCGTTGAGATCGACAAGAAGTACATCAAGGGCTACTATCGCCGGGCTGCGAGCAACATGGCGCTGGGCAAGTTCCGGGCTGCTCTGCGTGACTACGAGGCG GTGGTGAAAGTGAAGCCCCACGACAAAGATGCCAAAATGAAATACCAGGAGTGCAACAAGATCGTGAAGCAGAAGGCCTTTGAGCGAGCCATCGCGGGTGATGAGCACAAGCGTTCTGTCGTGGACTCGCTTGACATTGAGAGCATGA CCATTGAGGATGAGTACAGTGGGCCCAAGCTGGAGGACGGAAAAGTGACAGTCACCTTCATGAAAGAGCTCATGCAGTGGTACAAGGATCAGAAGAAGCTGCACCGGAAATGCGCCTACCAG ATTCTGGTGCAGGTGAAGGAAGTCCTCTCCAAGCTGAGCACGCTGGTTGAGACCACACTTACAGAG acagAGAAGATTACAGTGTGCGGGGACACCCACGGCCAGTTCTATGACCTCCTGAACATATTTGAGCTCAACGGTTTACCCTCGGAGACCAACCCCTAC ATATTTAATGGTGACTTTGTGGACCGTGGCTCCTTCTCCGTAGAAGTGATTCTCACCCTCTTTGGCTTTAAACTGCTGTACCCAGATCACTTTCACCTACTTCGAG GCAACCATGAGACAGACAACATGAACCAGATCTACGGCTTTGAGGGCGAGGTGAAGGCCAAGTACACGGCCCAGATGTATGAGCTCTTCAGTGAGGTGTTCGAGTGGCTCCCGTTGGCCCAGTGCATCAACGGCAAAGTGCTG ATCATGCACGGGGGCTTGTTCAGTGAGGACGGCATCACCCTGGACGATATCCGGAAGATTGAGCGGAATCGGCAGCCCCCAGACTCAG GCCCCATGTGTGACCTGCTCTGGTCGGACCCGCAGCCGCAG AACGGGCGCTCGGTCAGCAAGCGGGGCGTGAGCTGCCAGTTTGGGCCCGACGTCACCAAGGCCTTCCTGGAGGAGAACCGGCTGGACTACATCATCCGCAGCCACGAGGTCAAGGCTGAGGGCTACGAGGTGGCCCACGGCGGCCGCTGTGTCACCGTCTTCTCTGCCCCCAACTACTG CGACCAGATGGGGAATAAAGCCTCATACATCCACCTCCGGGGCTCTGACCTGCGACCCCAGTTCCACCAGTTCACAGCAGTG CCTCATCCCAACGTCAAGCCCATGGCCTACGCCAATACGCTGCTGCAGCTAGGGATGATGTGA